actattattattcacccttaatggtctaaaaataatggtcttaagtccctgaattaatcgcgcgcgtaaaaacgcgtacttccgattcatgcgcgatagagtgaaatttctaataaattcttataacgatagtaacacttgagcacttaaacataaaaatacctatttcaagactattgtataatttttcaaatctccaagtcactgtactctcaaatcgaatATTATCTCCAAATGCTTATTCACTAAATCTCACTAAGCGAGCTtctgaaaattaaatttattaacgaGACATTTTAAgaatatatgcaagtcatagttccatataaatggttcaaaaaaagttgaaataaattatttggagaaaatgggtgaataaataattaattaagccattaaaatGGAACTATAAGTGAggaaaattcgggtcctcacacttttAATTAAGTATCACGCTTTTAATTGTAAAGTtttcaatgtatgtatataagtgttttatcatgtacatTAAGTGTATGCATTAGAGATGGTACCTTTGTGTTTGTTGAGATGCTACTTGTAACCACTGGATGATCGGACGAGCAAGGCATttgaacaaggaaagaaaattctggCGGGAACTGTTCACCAAATCCAGCCGTATCTTGGTCGGATTGTGATGTGTCCACTTTCCATTtgcatttttgtcttcattttCCTTTCTGTTGAGGCGTTTAATTGAAGTACCATGATACCTTATGGTGTAGAACTCGTGTTTCTCAACTTAGTAGTCTTAGATTGATTGTTCGATTGGGGATTCGTTTGTGCGCTATAtcgggtttgtgtgattcgactccgtagtcctggcgagagctgggcagacggtcggccgaaccctttggttcgccttagggtgaggtggggccgtcacataaTACCTCACCATATGTTATAAAAATGTTATTGTGTGATTTATGGTTGAAAGGAAGTAAGAGAGGTGCTATTTTGGTGAGAAAAATTGAAGAGAGCTTGCTGGACATTTTTAGTCTGAACCATAGGATGTGAGTTGTGTTTTTAGCTTGTGGCTTCcatttttgttgagatttttcaaGGAGATTCATGCTTTACAGTCACCTTATGATATACAGCACAATTTATGCAAAAATCAAGAAGGAAAGTTGAGTTTTTGGTCTAAAAACAACCTGTATGTAACCTGTTTTGGGATAAAAATTTGCAGCCCTGAATTGTGCTTAAACTGTACCtcttatttcaaaattttgttgcCATATGCCTTGTAAAAGGTTTATGTCATGTTTTGGTGTGCCAAATCTaaaagttaaaagaaaaaaacttgaaTGGTAATGCTAGAATTTTCTGTTTAAAACTGAGGGGAAGAAGCTACGATTTTTCCAACTTTATCCCTAAAactttggttgtaaattgacACATCTTGGCTCTATATACCTTCTAACACCTAAATCTAGTCATGCATGTGATATTTGAGGAGTTAAAAGCAAGAAAGATAAACTTTTAAACCATTTTCAAAGCTGGAATTTCTAGAtagcaaatcaagagtaaaaGCTACAATTTCAGTTCTTGTTTTTCAGGAATTTTGTTAAATTCTGTCTAAAAGCACTTtataaggatcgaagacaacctaagaggggggtgaattaggtggtttaaaaactagccaagatatgagtcactttttgataacttgccctctttttctaaaggaccacacaatggagcaattgacacaagtgcttgggagtagaagagatagacaatttatattgcaagacagtaagtaaaaggatagaatagcaaaccaagtttcaaaccccacttgagtttgaataccactttatatagcaagcttcttcaagttgatcaacttacaaccaaactcttgtgtacaaaggaaggatcactttcTCCTCGCCTCAAGCCGCACTTGGtaaagcaaggaagttttactatcactcagataaccctcacaaatctacactattgaagaagtagaaacacacttgaaaagcttatTGAAATTtccacaactaagagtacaaatcttctttaaagagtattctcacacttgaatcactcaagatctgatgtagtctcaatgtacgaaagttgtttgaagtggttgactttttcctttttataagggaccaaaaaattcttcaattaatgccaCCAACGAATAGAAGGTAGCTGAAGAATCAACTAGCCattggtggtgtcggacgtccggtgtgacagccccacctcaccctaaggcgaaccaaagggttcggcgaaccgcctgcccaactctcacagGGACTACGGATCGGGAACaaacgtaaaccctaccaaccgctcaaagGAACTTTGAGAAGATGAAGAGTTAGAACCCAATTGAGCCGAActaaaagatacaatcaatctttggtacaaCGTTCCCATGGgaaatcaaaacgaaatggaagtgCCGCTGCcatgtcacaatccggccggaacccAATCGAATACAGATAACGTTATATAACTCTAGAAaataacatttccaaaccaaataaaatgcatgaacatgattaaacagttttatatacatacgtttgtaatttacaaatcaaaagggaaatatttggatcaaggtacatttagggttttccaactcccgaggagctatacaaaagagtGTTTATACTAGCTCAtttcattcttcaaaacatcgaagttccaaaagatggttccctgtaaggaaaacaaggataacggaacggggtgagctagaagctcaatgaggtaccatcttTTGAGAATTAAGGCACAAAAAAGTTAACACAATGAGGTACAAAAGAGTattagggcacatatacacatccaataaaagaaatgaacaaacaccacaatttaaaggatacaagtggctctcaggagccaaatcccagTTGCAATATTTGATCcaacctcgttgaccctccgtcaacgtttaatgaaacacacatgtccgtagaccccgcttacgccaaaatcccgatcacaaaacataccccttaccgggcccgaatgcCAAACAAGAACAgggatggtaatactcgagtataccggaaatctagagtctccaacacccaaagatttcccaggaACAGACACCCATGAATTGCCAAATTttctcaaccaagcccttgctggctcgatccaattgattCCCTACGAGATTGAGCTCAGATTTAACAGgaaaggtcgttggatgcaCTTCCAAACAATATTATAACAGGCAcaggtaacagattcaagtatatacaggaaacaagtcacacaggccagagaacgagtgcgataaagtagaCACTCGTCTCatacaaaataaacagtcggtaaggacattcaaatagcaatttgcaagtacagataaccagtttagcaataattcaggggagtggtacactcaccagttaaagcaaggatacctcaaaagtttcaaccaaaGTTAAACTTTTATGGTTCCCACAGtcacaaatccagtaaataaaatgcacaaatgaggctcgactacaagtcgtagacctcgccaaataattactcatgcaagtgtgcaaaacatgattttgggacgaaaaggtaacatgaagacctagggctcgaacaacctcaaaagcccttcttatatatatcccaaaccaaaccaaactcgaagaaatccaacactcccaaaattttaacagcatatcccctacatttccttactttttcaccctacaagcaacaccaattcatctcaaatcaaccacatacagaTCATAGACTATAAAATACACATTTCGGCACAATAAGCACAACTGGAGCTgtacttatcggattgaaacgaatcttatgtcgtttcgaagccaaaacatatacctacatttcttatgaagacctccaaagccaaatcatgcattttcattgtAAAATGGAAATTCCcatgaaaacagaaatctgtcccgcgaaacagggctcatgggcagttaagggtatttcgatcatttcacatgctacagtactcagatcgagctaaaattttgtaggcaaatagttaacaccatttactacaacatgttttaacctaagcccgATTGAACCTCTAACATGCATgaataaatccggtcagaacaggacagattggaaccctaaaactgaaatttccgcaccaaactgaaatttttcctCAAACAACCGCAATTAACGTACAACGGCTCCATAtaacacaatttagagctatcaatccaaggccaaccataaccatcatatgaaaacagaaaaatcccaaaaaaatcagaaatttagctaactccactttaatccatgaaatcttccataaaataacCTAGTTAGCTACCATAAGTCACCAATTTACCATGattaggaacaaagagtgaATTTCCAAGTAaaataccttgacacctcaagaaagatagtAACTTAGGGGTTTCTCCTCCAAATcaactccaccaataccttGAAACTCCCTTAGCCAGTCACTTTGgtggacaaattcaagatttaatcggttagatttcaagatttaagcaagaaatggaagaagtagttgaagctttcttttcttttctctccttgagaggttcggccaagaggttggaaatgaagatggtttcttggtcaaaattggagttttagtaaaggtaagaaagttaggcaagtccaactttgaataggTAAGTGATACTTGGCACTTTGTTGTTGCTTAaagttatcttcttgtctccccatggttactccatctaggtaacctctaattatttcctagcaccttgtaaaataatatctcttaatacaaaattcaatTAATCGTCAAAAATTTTATCGTACTaagcgcactagcgggtcccgcgcctctaatgcacttcaaattgaacgtacactaacttatatcagaaaaatgattttaaaactatacttACTTATAACATATATAGAAAATGTAATATTTTAAAGGAAAGtaataaaaatgtaggcaaagaaataaaataatgcccgtaaaatgtgaaaattttcaggttctcacactctctcccccttaaagaaatttcgttctcgaaattttcttatgaaCGGAATCTATTAAAATCTAACATAAATggcggatcgtaccttctacgtccttaGACGGGTCAGGGGCTTGATGTGActctagggaatacacccgagTCGACACCTTCGGTCCAGTCCCTTTCCCCTTCGACTGGTTAGAATTGGTCTTGGTTGATTGTCGATTCTtactcccttctcgagatctGCCTGGGTAATTAGCGATTTGATGATCTGAACTCCCGCAACGtagacattttcttccttttttccagCAGACATCCTCCATGTGATTCGGCTTTgcacagtacccgcagggaccatGGGAAGCAGAGCTCGAGCCTCTTTGTGAAGCATCACTTGACATTCCAGGAAATCTTAACCCTCCAGTTCCCTTTCCGAGCTTAGGAGGTGTACTCGTATCATCTTGTCCCATGCTACTTCCAAGAATAGCTCTTTTCTTCGCCTGAAAGGTTCTAACTTGCAACCTCGtgctttcaactcgttgagctttttCCACCGCGTCACTGAAGTCACTcagttgggctacagccagatccttctgaatctcaacatttaagcCCTGGACAAtacgccttatcctcctttgctcagtcacaATCAGCTCGGAAGCGAACTTCGACAACCtagtgaactggctctcatatttgGCGACAGTCTAAGCTCCCTGGTGAAGcctaataaactcatcttctttcttttcttgatttagGGATAGGAAATGCTTCGCGTTGAACTCTATcatgaagttcgcccacgttCTCGGTGTttgtgctctttcccatttcaatcTTATTACATTCtaccaagaacgggctgctccctccagttggaagacagcaaatgtcactTGTCTTTCCTCCGTACAGTGCAACGCCGTaaaaatatcaatcatcttctctagccaccACTCAGCCACATCAaggtctggtcctccaaggaatttcggtggggagaacttcGAAAATCGTTGGAGGGCCCTATCTTCCCCCtctatatggttaccagggtttccaggttcAGGAGCAGGGTTTTGGCCCTGATGCTCGACTACGTGAGCTAAAAGATCAGTCATGCGCTAGATAGCCGCAGCTACCTGAACGTTAGGATCCACTCCAGGTTCAGGGTTGGGTTCAggcattggttcccgatttCCCCCTTCATTCGAGGGTTGCCTACGTCCACGGCcccggcctcgtccactacgagttcCTTCAATTGGATTAACTAATCTAGGCTCGAGGCGCGAATACAAGATACAAACTAGCGAGGTCAGTCAGTCAGACATACACATAATATGTTTGcatcaattcaaaagcaaatataCATATTGTGAGGAcatgcaaattccttatatatttcttgaaaattcccttttatttaaaaattatttggcaattattattctatactatcctactactcaatcaccctagaaaagtgccaatgatcataggaaattaagGTTTTCCTTTctgatttcaattcgaagtgaaataggatttttcgtgtatccgtagtataattatccggtatggagtaaggatcaaatttggtgcttaagagttacttttaggtgagaaataatatgtgattagaagcaatgataaaaagttagtgaataggaagtaaaaaccctagtacgtgtgatttaaggaaaaacggtgcgaaccgatgTGTActgtgcactaccgattgaacacaccacttgatcaccactttcttaccatataagctcattaataattgagcaaaatatcccctcatttccagctggctttggccgaaaatcttgaccaaattggcaaggaaaagaaacaaaaaaaatgagtggaaattggtggtgacacttgttggccattgagggccttgaccaagaccaaatagtcttgccttcttatcaccatggagcttcatttcttcatcatttttctgCTACTTTGgctgagagagagggagagaaaaaccaagggagagtttcaccatttcatcttgagtttgagccatccaagtgaggaaacaagaaactaaaccgattaaaaccttccttgagtgtttagctagtgaggtgttggtgaaattttggaaggatGTGAGAgcccaaaattttcttattttctagattttattttatttaattgcatgccttttatttattttctttattaggaaaattttccaggtaatttttatgagtagatatagtttttagatcatttttctagtataatttagttcatgagattttcgAAGTGTACAATGGATGtcggacccgctagtgcggtaagttcgataaaattcgacCGATTAGGTTAAGTTTAGTATTCTGggaattaatttactaggtgttatgAGGTAATTAGAGGATGTGTAGTTGGATTAAtggtggagagacaaaaggataagtatAAGCCAAAAGAGATGCTAGGTGTCGCGTTTTCATTGGACCTTGGACTTGGACCATCTTAccacctttactaaataaacaaaaattgaccaaaaattcatcaaaaattgcatcctcttggccgaacttcttgttggaaaataagagaaaaaaacctccaacttttttcttcaatttcttgcttgaatctcacaaaccaaccgttaaaacttggctttgctccataaaaacctttctcttggtaggattaaggtgattggtgaagtggtttgagaaggaAAGGTGCTAAGTTAcctcttttcttgagtttacaaGGTAAGTGACCAAGAGATTCTTCCTTTGTTCATGTTAttgttaaattagtgacttgtggtggctaaagagatgttttagtggaagattttatgatttttggtggagattgatgaatttttattttatgcttgatttttctgattttatatgtttagtgttggttagtcatggattgttggttagttatggtgtaaaatggagttgatatatgttggatatgattgattgtgcaaaaattctggtttggggcgaaatttccagattagggtttcaaacaggcctgttctgtccaaatttatttgagcaggttagaagccgaattagtctaaggttaaaacatgaaagttgtagcaaatggtgttaactagctgtctgtaaaatttcagtttaatcagagcaacgtagcctatgaaaagaccgaaatttCCCTGTAAAGTTTAATCTTGCTGCCTGTAAAGTTGTAGCAAGATTAAgtgtaagaaatggggaaatcagcattattaccttgctaaagtgactac
The Coffea eugenioides isolate CCC68of unplaced genomic scaffold, Ceug_1.0 ScVebR1_641;HRSCAF=1351, whole genome shotgun sequence DNA segment above includes these coding regions:
- the LOC113758662 gene encoding uncharacterized protein LOC113758662; its protein translation is MTDLLAHVVEHQGQNPAPEPGNPGNHIEGEDRALQRFSKFSPPKFLGGPDLDVAEWWLEKMIDIFTALHCTEERQVTFAVFQLEGAARSWLSKFASELIVTEQRRIRRIVQGLNVEIQKDLAVAQLSDFSDAVEKAQRVESTRLQVRTFQAKKRAILGSSMGQDDTSTPPKLGKGTGGLRFPGMSSDASQRGSSSASHGPCGYCAKPNHMEDVCWKKGRKCLRCGSSDHQIANYPGRSREGSKNRQSTKTNSNQSKGKGTGPKVSTRVYSLESHQAPDPSKDVEGTIRHLC